Proteins encoded together in one Chitinophaga lutea window:
- a CDS encoding sodium-translocating pyrophosphatase, whose translation MSIVYIVPLFGLIALLFTAIQSAWVTRQDSGNERMTEIAKHIAEGAMAFLKAEYKILTYFVIIAALLLGYMGYSHPSSDWTIAVAFIIGAIFSATAGFIGMRIATKANVRTAQAARTSLARALKVSFTGGSVMGMGVAGLAVLGLGGLFIILKAYFGAEANTAEMIKTIEVLTGFSLGAESIALFARVGGGIYTKAADVGADLVGKVEAGIPEDDPRNPATIADNVGDNVGDVAGMGADLFGSYVATVLATMVLGSETVAADNFGGLSLVLLPMLIAGIGIVFSILSTFFVRISENAGLNTNTVQKALNMGNWGSIVLTAIASAALVYYVLPTEAIYLKRDYAADGSLKEGVKAITQNGVMGAIFVGLGVGTLMSIITEYYTAMGKRPVLSIIRQSSTGHATNVIGGLAVGMESTLLPIIVLAAGIYGSFACAGLYGVAIAAAGMMATTAMQLAIDAFGPIADNAGGIAEMSELPKEVREKTDILDAVGNTTAATGKGFAIASAALTALALFAAFVGVAGIDGIDIYHADVLAGLFIGAMIPFIFSSLAIRAVGEAAMSMVEEVRRQFRTIPGIMEGTGKPEYDKCVAISTEASIKKMMLPGAIALISPLLMGFIFGPEVLGGFLAGATVSGVLMGMFQNNAGGAWDNAKKSFEKGVEINGEMYYKKSEPHKASVTGDTVGDPFKDTSGPSMNILIKLMSIVSLVIAPTLAEIHHDKTADAKPAPKTEQVAVAPAPAEAAVAVK comes from the coding sequence ATGAGTATAGTTTACATTGTTCCACTGTTCGGACTGATAGCACTGTTATTTACAGCCATCCAAAGCGCCTGGGTAACACGCCAGGATTCCGGTAATGAAAGGATGACGGAAATTGCCAAACATATTGCGGAAGGCGCTATGGCCTTTCTGAAGGCAGAGTACAAGATCCTCACTTATTTCGTAATTATAGCCGCCCTGCTGCTGGGTTACATGGGCTACTCCCATCCCAGTTCAGACTGGACGATCGCCGTTGCATTCATCATCGGCGCCATTTTCTCCGCCACGGCGGGTTTCATCGGAATGCGCATCGCCACCAAAGCCAACGTGCGCACGGCACAGGCCGCACGTACCAGCCTTGCCCGCGCACTGAAAGTATCTTTCACGGGCGGTTCCGTGATGGGCATGGGTGTGGCCGGATTGGCCGTACTGGGGCTCGGCGGGCTTTTTATCATCCTCAAGGCTTATTTCGGCGCCGAAGCCAATACCGCCGAAATGATCAAAACCATCGAAGTGCTCACGGGCTTTTCGCTGGGTGCTGAGAGCATCGCGCTGTTCGCACGCGTAGGCGGCGGTATCTATACCAAAGCAGCCGACGTAGGTGCCGACCTCGTAGGTAAAGTGGAAGCAGGCATCCCCGAGGACGACCCGCGTAACCCCGCTACCATCGCCGATAACGTGGGCGACAACGTGGGTGACGTGGCCGGTATGGGCGCCGACCTGTTCGGTTCTTACGTAGCCACGGTGCTGGCCACCATGGTGCTCGGCAGTGAAACCGTGGCAGCCGACAATTTCGGCGGGCTCTCGTTAGTGCTGCTGCCCATGCTGATCGCAGGCATCGGCATCGTATTTTCGATTTTAAGCACCTTTTTCGTGCGCATCAGTGAAAATGCAGGGCTGAACACCAACACCGTGCAGAAAGCGCTGAATATGGGCAACTGGGGCTCTATCGTGCTCACCGCCATCGCCAGTGCCGCGCTCGTGTATTATGTGCTACCCACCGAGGCGATTTACCTGAAACGTGACTATGCCGCAGACGGCAGCCTGAAAGAAGGCGTAAAAGCCATCACCCAGAACGGCGTCATGGGCGCCATTTTCGTGGGCCTGGGCGTAGGTACCCTCATGAGCATCATTACCGAATATTATACCGCCATGGGCAAACGCCCCGTGCTGTCAATCATCCGGCAGTCGTCCACCGGCCATGCCACCAACGTGATCGGCGGCCTGGCAGTGGGTATGGAATCCACCCTGCTGCCCATCATCGTGCTGGCAGCCGGCATCTACGGTTCTTTTGCCTGCGCCGGCCTGTACGGTGTAGCTATCGCAGCAGCCGGTATGATGGCCACCACGGCCATGCAGCTGGCGATCGACGCCTTCGGCCCGATTGCGGACAATGCCGGCGGTATCGCCGAAATGAGCGAACTGCCCAAAGAAGTGCGTGAAAAAACAGACATCCTCGATGCGGTGGGCAACACCACCGCCGCAACCGGTAAAGGTTTCGCCATCGCTTCCGCAGCCCTCACCGCCCTCGCGCTGTTTGCCGCGTTCGTAGGCGTTGCCGGCATCGACGGTATCGATATCTATCATGCGGACGTACTCGCCGGCCTGTTCATCGGCGCGATGATACCTTTCATCTTCTCTTCCCTGGCCATCCGCGCGGTGGGCGAGGCAGCGATGAGCATGGTGGAAGAAGTACGCCGCCAGTTCAGGACCATTCCCGGCATCATGGAAGGTACCGGCAAACCCGAATACGATAAATGCGTGGCGATTTCTACCGAGGCCTCCATCAAAAAAATGATGCTGCCCGGCGCCATCGCCCTCATCTCTCCCCTGCTGATGGGCTTTATTTTCGGCCCCGAGGTACTGGGCGGCTTCCTGGCCGGCGCTACCGTTAGCGGCGTGCTGATGGGCATGTTCCAGAACAACGCCGGCGGCGCCTGGGACAACGCCAAAAAATCGTTCGAAAAAGGCGTGGAGATCAACGGCGAGATGTATTACAAAAAATCAGAGCCGCACAAGGCTTCCGTAACCGGCGACACCGTAGGCGATCCGTTCAAAGACACCTCCGGCCCGTCTATGAACATCCTCATCAAACTGATGTCGATCGTATCGCTGGTAATTGCGCCAACCCTGGCTGAAATCCATCACGATAAAACAGCCGACGCCAAACCGGCGCCCAAAACCGAGCAGGTGGCTGTAGCCCCGGCTCCCGCTGAAGCGGCGGTAGCCGTGAAATAA
- the nhaA gene encoding Na+/H+ antiporter NhaA: MVFGRTINKLLSPIYQFLSDSRAVGIILIVCTVLSLIIANSPWETAYTGFFNTLFDPAGGHHYDFNGLHLPNSWLLWINDGLMVLFFFLVGMEIKRELTTGELKSFRKSLLPVLGAVGGMLAPALIYSIFNAGTPFGHGWGIPMATDIAFSLGILSLLGNRVPLPLKIFLTALAIIDDLGAILAIAIFYTDELHMAYLYTGAGILVVLVILNTLKVRNLLFYFIPGIILWYCIFNSGIHATIAGVLLAFCIPLNKINALEHQLHDPVNFFIMPLFALANTAIHFPADILQAFSHSVSFGIISGLVLGKPLGIFALCFIAVKLKLASLPSGASWKQLWGVGMIAGVGFTMSIFIATLAFDEAETQIVSIMSVIAASLIAGLAGFIFLKALPAPQNKTRG, translated from the coding sequence ATGGTATTCGGGAGAACGATCAACAAACTGCTTTCACCTATCTATCAATTTCTGAGTGACAGCCGGGCTGTCGGCATTATCCTGATCGTGTGCACCGTTCTTTCCCTTATCATCGCCAATTCTCCCTGGGAGACGGCGTATACCGGCTTTTTCAACACCCTCTTCGACCCGGCGGGCGGGCATCATTACGATTTCAACGGCCTGCACCTGCCCAATTCGTGGCTGCTGTGGATCAACGACGGGCTGATGGTGCTTTTCTTTTTCCTGGTAGGCATGGAGATCAAGCGGGAACTGACCACCGGCGAGCTCAAATCGTTCCGTAAATCGCTGCTGCCCGTATTGGGCGCCGTGGGCGGCATGCTGGCCCCTGCCCTGATCTATTCCATCTTTAACGCCGGTACGCCTTTCGGGCATGGCTGGGGCATTCCCATGGCCACCGACATCGCTTTTTCACTGGGCATCCTGTCGCTGCTCGGTAACCGCGTGCCGCTGCCCCTGAAAATATTCCTCACCGCGCTCGCCATCATCGACGACCTCGGCGCCATCCTGGCCATTGCCATTTTTTATACCGACGAACTGCACATGGCCTACCTGTACACCGGTGCGGGCATCCTTGTGGTGCTGGTGATACTGAATACACTGAAGGTCAGAAACCTCCTGTTTTATTTCATTCCCGGCATCATTCTCTGGTACTGCATCTTCAACTCCGGCATCCATGCCACCATTGCCGGTGTGCTGCTGGCCTTCTGCATACCGCTGAACAAGATCAATGCGCTGGAGCACCAGCTTCACGACCCGGTGAATTTCTTCATCATGCCTTTGTTCGCCCTGGCCAATACCGCCATCCACTTCCCCGCCGACATACTGCAGGCGTTTTCGCACAGCGTCAGTTTCGGCATCATCAGCGGGCTGGTGCTCGGCAAGCCGCTGGGGATTTTCGCTTTGTGTTTCATCGCCGTTAAACTGAAACTCGCCTCGCTGCCCTCCGGCGCCAGCTGGAAACAGCTTTGGGGTGTGGGCATGATCGCCGGCGTCGGTTTTACCATGAGCATATTCATTGCCACCCTCGCGTTTGATGAGGCCGAAACACAGATCGTGTCGATCATGTCGGTTATCGCCGCTTCGCTGATAGCCGGACTGGCCGGGTTCATTTTTTTGAAGGCGCTGCCTGCCCCGCAAAATAAAACACGCGGGTAA
- a CDS encoding NAD(P)H-hydrate dehydratase: protein MKILSAQQIREADAYTIEHEPVSSLQLMERAAAECAGWLVHTFGEALPYYIFCGMGNNGGDGLVIARLLHEAGLSVHAYMVHHSGKPSADNAANQERFPDVYHIHALPEFPDLPEAGIIVDAIFGTGLSRPVEGWTAGILHKLNDLGTKHTIVSIDMPSGLMADQSSLHAPCVHARYTLSFEFYKLAFLLPENAARAGSVEVLRIGLHPDYTATVQTPYHLTDGHIIRTIYQPRDPFAHKGTYGHALVIAGSHGKMGAAILATKACLRAGAGLVSVHVPQCGYNILQSTVPEAMCVTDEEITFSSQFHEPFRLHQAPEYAAIGIGPGIGTHTATAGALEKLLQLYHKPMVLDADALNIISAYPALLAKIPEDSILTPHPREFERLFGATDNQFDRLRLLSAKAVELRLYILLKGRYSAMACPDGAVYFNPTGNPGMATGGSGDVLTGILTGLLSQGYAPKAALLLGAWLHGLAGDQAVIDISEEALVAEDIVYYLGQAWLNIQK from the coding sequence ATGAAAATACTGTCGGCCCAACAAATCCGCGAAGCAGACGCTTACACCATCGAACACGAACCGGTGAGCAGCCTGCAGCTCATGGAAAGAGCCGCTGCCGAATGCGCGGGCTGGCTGGTGCATACGTTTGGCGAAGCGCTCCCCTATTATATTTTCTGCGGCATGGGCAACAACGGCGGCGACGGGCTCGTGATCGCCCGGCTGCTGCACGAGGCCGGGTTGAGCGTGCATGCCTATATGGTGCATCATTCCGGCAAACCGTCGGCCGACAATGCGGCCAACCAGGAACGTTTCCCCGATGTATACCATATTCACGCCCTGCCCGAATTCCCCGATCTGCCTGAAGCAGGCATCATCGTGGACGCCATCTTCGGCACCGGCCTCTCGCGGCCCGTGGAAGGCTGGACGGCCGGCATCCTCCACAAGCTCAACGACCTCGGCACCAAACATACCATCGTATCGATCGATATGCCCTCCGGCCTGATGGCGGATCAAAGCAGCCTGCATGCCCCGTGTGTGCATGCCCGTTATACGCTCAGTTTCGAGTTTTACAAACTGGCATTCCTGCTGCCTGAAAATGCCGCGCGCGCGGGCAGCGTGGAAGTGCTGCGCATCGGCCTGCACCCAGATTATACGGCAACCGTGCAAACGCCTTACCACCTCACGGACGGGCACATTATCCGCACCATTTACCAGCCCCGCGACCCGTTCGCGCACAAAGGCACCTATGGCCATGCGCTCGTGATTGCCGGGAGCCATGGCAAAATGGGTGCGGCCATTCTCGCCACCAAAGCCTGTTTACGTGCAGGCGCGGGGCTCGTCAGCGTGCATGTGCCGCAGTGCGGATATAACATCCTGCAATCCACCGTGCCCGAAGCCATGTGCGTGACGGACGAAGAAATAACATTCAGCAGCCAGTTCCATGAGCCGTTCCGGCTGCACCAGGCGCCCGAATACGCCGCCATCGGCATCGGGCCCGGCATCGGCACCCACACCGCCACGGCCGGGGCGCTGGAAAAGCTGCTGCAGCTGTACCACAAACCCATGGTGCTGGATGCAGACGCGCTGAACATCATCAGCGCCTACCCCGCCCTGCTGGCGAAAATCCCTGAAGACTCCATCCTGACGCCGCATCCCAGGGAATTCGAGCGACTGTTCGGTGCTACGGACAACCAGTTCGACCGGCTGCGGCTGCTGTCCGCAAAAGCGGTGGAACTGCGGCTGTACATCCTGCTCAAAGGCCGCTACAGCGCCATGGCTTGTCCTGACGGCGCGGTGTATTTCAACCCCACCGGCAACCCCGGTATGGCCACCGGTGGCAGCGGCGATGTGCTCACCGGCATCCTGACCGGGCTGCTGAGCCAGGGGTACGCACCCAAAGCCGCCCTCCTTCTCGGTGCGTGGCTGCACGGCCTCGCGGGCGACCAGGCGGTCATCGACATCTCGGAAGAGGCACTGGTGGCTGAAGACATTGTTTATTACCTTGGCCAGGCCTGGCTAAACATTCAGAAATAA